In one Brassica oleracea var. oleracea cultivar TO1000 chromosome C9, BOL, whole genome shotgun sequence genomic region, the following are encoded:
- the LOC106317932 gene encoding cleft lip and palate transmembrane protein 1 homolog, protein MAPPVTQTAAVADAAGGNGGAQPQQQQQRGFGSTISGIVRIAVFWYFASKFFSPKQKPMDPTQTHHLMTNLFHKGESLDMWFYLTEQEKFSDFSNEGSLYWHETNMPYAVWTPESVRTKSLKYYPSEILQNNGSLYAHVFFARSGFPIDPSDPEYQPLNSFGRTHPVATYFPKRKVDKKKSLLGSPKDSDESKPEAEKVVDKNSEVKEEVTVEWVSLWKPNVTINLVDDFTHYSQNGVQPNIAPHLLVEPTSGNYYPTIYFNEFWLLRDKMIPINETVSEVPLNLEISPISMMKWQLFQQVDQSFQMQRSYGSMLDGESDELKRVFLEGNPYLLGITMCVSMLHSVFDFLAFKNDIQFWNKNKSMEGLSAKSVVLNFICQFVIFLYLLDNDTSWMILASSGVGVCIEFWKIGKAMRIEVDRSGMIPRLRFHDRESYASNKTKEYDDIAIKFLSYVLLLLVVGLSIYSLAYERHKSWYSWILSSLTSCVYMFGLILMCPQLFINYKLKSVAHLPWRQMTYKFLNTIIDDLFAFVIKMPILHRLSVFRDDVIFLIYLYQRWVYPVDKTRVNEFGFGGEDETAEKKLITEKQEEEDNKKTN, encoded by the exons ATGGCCCCGCCGGTAACACAAACGGCGGCGGTGGCAGATGCGGCAGGCGGCAACGGCGGCGCTCAACCTCAGCAGCAGCAGCAGCGAGGGTTCGGCTCCACGATCTCAGGGATCGTGAGGATAGCCGTGTTCTGGTACTTTGCTTCAAAGTTCTTTTCGCCTAAGCAGAAACCGATGGATCCAACCCAGACTCATCACCTTATGACCAATCTCTTCCACAAGGGCGAATCATTG GATATGTGGTTTTATCTTACAGAGCAAGAGAAGTTCAGTGACTTTAGTAACGAAGGTTCGCTTTATTGGCATGAGACGAATATGCCTTATGCTGTGTGGACTCCAGAGAGTGTTAGGACAAAGTCACTCAAGTATTATCCATCTGAG ATTTTACAGAATAATGGAAGTCTGTATGCTCATGTCTTCTTTGCTCGGTCTGGTTTCCCTATAGACCCTAGTGATCCTGAGTACCAGCCTCTTAATAGTTTTGGCAGAACACACC CTGTTGCTACTTACTTTCCAAAGCGAAAAGTAGATAAGAAGAAAAGTCTCCTGGGTAGTCCCAAAGACTCTGATGAATCCAAACCAGAAGCTGAG AAAGTTGTTGATAAGAACTCGGAAGTGAAGGAAGAAGTCACTGTGGAATGGGTATCCCTATGGAAACCAAATGTCACCATCAACCTGGTCGATGATTTTACTCA CTATTCACAGAACGGTGTACAACCAAACATTGCTCCAC ACTTGCTGGTAGAACCTACCTCAGGAAACTACTATCCCACCATTTACTTCAATGAGTTTTGGCTGCTAAGGGACAAGATGATTCCAATCAATGAGACCGTCTCAGAAGTACCACTTAATCTAGAGATAAGCCCCATAAGCATGATGAAGTGGCAGCTCTTTCAGCAAGTTGACCAGTCTTTCCAGATGCAGCGTAGCTACGGAAGCATGCTTGATGGCGAATCTGACGAACTTAAG AGGGTGTTTCTGGAAGGCAATCCCTATCTGTTGGGCATCACGATGTGTGTTTCGATGCTTCACTCTGTGTTTGACTTCTTAGCATTCAAAAATG ATATCCAGTTCTGGAACAAGAACAAATCAATGGAAGGACTGTCTGCAAAGTCCGTTGTGCTGAACTTCATCTGTCAGTTCGTCATCTTCCTCTACCTGCTTGACAACGACACTTCATGGATGATACTGGCTAGTTCCGGAGTTGGTGTCTGCATTGAGTTCTGGAAGATAGGGAAAGCCATGCGCATAGAG GTTGATAGAAGTGGAATGATTCCAAGGTTGAGGTTCCACGACCGTGAATCCTACGCAAGCAACAAAACCAAAGAGTATGATGACATTGCCATCAAATTCTTATCTTATGTGCTCCTCCTCCTTGTGGTGGGATTATCCATATACTCTCTCGCTTACGAGCGCCACAAGAGCTGGTACTCGTGGATCTTGTCTTCATTAACAAGCTGTGTCTACATGTTCG GTCTCATCCTGATGTGTCCTCAACTATTCATCAACTATAAGCTAAAGTCAGTGGCACATCTACCATGGAGACAGATGACTTACAAGTTCCTCAACACCATTATCGATGATCTCTTTGCCTTTGTCATCAAAATGCCGATTCTGCATCGGCTCTCTGTGTTCCGTGATG ATGTGATATTCTTGATATACTTATACCAGAGGTGGGTTTACCCTGTGGACAAAACACGTGTTAA
- the LOC106314141 gene encoding vesicle transport protein SFT2B-like: MSMKFILLANMFFFFFYVRFHEKQRFYGFAICLSAGLTCTLLSMLVFFNPVKFGITFTLGNLMALGSTAFLIGPQRQVTMMLDPARIYATALYLASIIIALFCALYVRNKLLTLLAIILEFSGLIWYSLSYIPFARTMVSKVFMTCFDTEF; this comes from the exons ATGTCTATGAAGTTTATCCTTTTGGCTAATATGTTTTTTTTTTTTTTCTACGTCCGTTTCCATGAAAAACAGAGATTCTATGGCTTTGCTATTTGCTTGTCAGCAGGATTGACCTGTACACTTTTG TCAATGCTTGTTTTCTTCAATCCGGTCAAGTTTGGCATCACATTCACTCTTGGAAATTTGATGGCACTTGGGAG CACAGCATTCCTTATAGGCCCACAGAGGCAGGTGACGATGATGCTTGACCCAGCTCGTATCTACGCTACTGCTTTGTATCTAGCCAGCATTATCATTGCCCTGTTCTGCGCTCTCTAT GTTCGTAACAAGCTGCTCACCCTGCTGGCTATCATTCTTGAGTTCTCTGGTCTTATTTG GTACAGCTTGAGCTACATCCCTTTTGCAAGAACCATGGTCTCAAAGGTCTTCATGACTTGTTTCGACACCGAGTTTTAA
- the LOC106317934 gene encoding 26S proteasome non-ATPase regulatory subunit 14 homolog, translating into MERLQRIFGAGGGLGHASPDSPTLDTSEQVYISSLALLKMLKHGRAGVPMEVMGLMLGEFVDEYTVRVVDVFAMPQSGTGVSVEAVDHVFQTNMLDMLKQTGRPEMVVGWYHSHPGFGCWLSGVDINTQQSFEALNQRAVAVVVDPIQSVKGKVVIDAFRSINPQTIMLGQEPRQTTSNLGHLNKPSIQALIHGLNRHYYSIAINYRKNELEEKMLLNLHKKKWTDGLTLRRFDTHSKTNEQTVQEMLSLAAKYNKAVQEEDELSPEKLAIVNVGRQDAKKHLEEHVSNLMSSNIVQTLGTMLDTVVF; encoded by the exons ATGGAGAGACTACAGCGAATCTTCGGCGCCGGCGGCGGTTTAGGCCACGCATCTCCAGATTCTCCGACTCTCGACACCTCGGAGCAGGTTTACATCTCCTCTCTGGCCCTCCTCAAGATGCTCAAACACG GTAGAGCTGGAGTTCCGATGGAGGTTATGGGGTTGATGCTTGGAGAGTTCGTGGATGAGTACACTGTGAGGGTTGTGGACGTATTCGCGATGCCTCAGAGTGGGACTGGTGTTAGTGTTGAAGCTGTTGATCATGTTTTCCAGACTAATATGCTTGACATGCTTAAACAGACTGGGAG ACCTGAAATGGTGGTGGGTTGGTATCATTCGCATCCTGGGTTTGGCTGCTGGCTTTCTGGTGTTGATATTAACACTCAACAG AGTTTTGAAGCTTTGAACCAGCGAGCTGTAGCTGTGGTGGTTGATCCGATTCAGAGTGTGAAGGGCAAAGTGGTGATTGATGCCTTCCGCTCGATTAACCCGCAGACCATTATGCTTGGGCAAGAGCCTCGTCAAACAACGTCCAACCTTGGACACTTGAACAAACCATCGATCCAG GCCTTGATTCATGGATTGAACAGACACTATTACTCAATAGCCATCAACTACAGGAAGAACGAGCTCGAGGAGAAGATGTTACTAAACCTCCACAAGAAGAAATGGACAGATGGCCTGACGCTAAGACGCTTTGACACTCACTCCAAGACAAACGAACAGACCGTTCAG GAAATGTTGAGCTTGGCTGCTAAATATAACAAGGCGGTACAAGAAGAGGACGAGTTGTCACCAGAGAAACTGGCGATCGTGAATGTGGGAAGACAAGACGCAAAGAAGCATCTGGAAGAACATGTTTCCAACTTGATGTCTTCCAACATTGTTCAGACACTAGGCACCATGCTTGACACTGTTGTCTTCTAG
- the LOC106316350 gene encoding 50S ribosomal protein L24-like: protein MGWKAAEKLIRHWKILRGDNVMIIRGKDKGETGTIKRVIRSQNRVIVEGKNLIKKHIKGGPDHEGGIFTVEAPLHASNVQVVDPVTGRPCKVGVKYLEDGTKVRVARGTGTSGSIIPRPEILKIRTTPRPTTAGPKDTPMEFVWEQTYDAKTGKGMPDL, encoded by the exons ATGGGTTGGAAAGCTGCTGAGAAGCTCATCAGACACTGGAAGATACTTCGAGGAGATAAT GTAATGATAATTCGAGGGAAAGATAAGGGTGAGACTGGAACCATTAAGCGTGTCATCAGATCCCAGAACCGTGTCATTGTTGAAGGAAAGAATCTG ATCAAGAAGCATATAAAGGGAGGCCCTGATCATGAAGGAGGGATTTTCACGGTGGAGGCTCCTCTTCACGCCTCTAATGTCCAAGTTGTTGATCCTGTCACTGG GAGGCCTTGCAAGGTTGGTGTAAAGTACCTAGAGGATGGTACAAAAGTAAGAGTTGCCAGAGGCACAGGCACCTCTGGTTCCATAATCCCTCGTCCAGAGATTCTGAAGATAAGGACTACTCCAAGACCCACTACCG CTGGACCTAAGGACACGCCAATGGAGTTTGTTTGGGAGCAGACATATGATGCTAAAACAGGAAAGGGCATGCCTGATCTTTGA
- the LOC106315805 gene encoding probable carboxylesterase 18, translating to MATESQPNHQKKLMIPFKTRIALTVISTFTDNAQRPDGSINRRFLRLFDFRAPPNPQPVHSVSSSDFVVDPSRDLWFRLYTPHVSGDRIPVVIFFHGGGFAFLSPNTPPYDNVCRRFAGKLPAYVVSVNYRLAPEHRYPAQYDDGFDAVKFLEENRGKVLPANADLSRCFFAGDSAGGNIAHNVAIRVSPARCFAAVKLVGIISIQPFFGGEERTEAERSLVGMPLVSPDRTDWCWRAMLPEGANRDHEAAKPSVVDISGLDYPDTMVVVAGFDPLRDWQRSYCEWLKLSGKRVTLVEYPNMFHAFYIFPELPEAGQLVQRIKDFVEERVASLSA from the coding sequence ATGGCAACAGAGTCGCAACCTAACCACCAGAAGAAGCTAATGATTCCGTTTAAAACAAGAATCGCCCTCACCGTTATCTCCACCTTCACCGATAACGCTCAGCGTCCCGACGGCTCCATCAACCGCCGTTTCCTCCGCCTCTTCGATTTTCGCGCCCCTCCCAATCCCCAACCAGTCCACTCCGTCTCGTCCTCCGACTTCGTCGTGGATCCTTCCCGCGACCTCTGGTTCCGATTATACACTCCTCACGTCTCCGGCGACCGTATCCCCGTCGTGATCTTCTTCCACGGCGGAGGTTTCGCTTTCCTCAGCCCCAATACTCCTCCCTACGACAACGTGTGCCGTAGATTCGCCGGAAAACTACCGGCGTACGTCGTCTCCGTCAACTACCGCCTCGCTCCGGAGCACCGTTACCCTGCCCAATACGACGACGGATTCGACGCCGTGAAGTTCCTCGAGGAGAATCGCGGCAAGGTTCTTCCGGCGAACGCCGATCTCTCGAGGTGCTTCTTCGCCGGAGATAGCGCCGGCGGGAACATCGCGCACAACGTGGCGATCCGAGTTTCTCCCGCGCGTTGCTTCGCCGCCGTGAAACTCGTCGGAATTATCTCGATTCAGCCGTTCTTCGGCGGAGAAGAGAGGACGGAGGCGGAGAGGAGCCTCGTCGGAATGCCTCTGGTTTCGCCGGATCGGACGGACTGGTGCTGGAGGGCGATGCTGCCGGAGGGGGCGAACCGGGACCACGAGGCGGCGAAACCAAGCGTGGTTGATATATCGGGTCTGGATTATCCGGATACGATGGTGGTTGTGGCCGGGTTCGACCCGTTGAGAGATTGGCAGAGAAGTTACTGCGAGTGGTTAAAGTTATCCGGGAAAAGAGTAACGCTAGTCGAGTATCCAAACATGTTCCATGCGTTTTATATCTTTCCTGAGCTGCCGGAAGCTGGACAGTTAGTTCAGCGGATTAAGGATTTCGTTGAGGAGCGCGTGGCTTCACTCTCGGCTTAA